From a single Oscarella lobularis chromosome 20, ooOscLobu1.1, whole genome shotgun sequence genomic region:
- the LOC136199208 gene encoding uncharacterized protein isoform X2 has product MLRTSTTLVPLLVLLLRVVVDDSTASREFEACVTSKGASIDVKEMSVHGKMTNDGDATVLDILNCVDEGLSTSDLDETTTDNSLFNFVVDNFALYTNVDVLRIGTKNVVSWTLQSNFMTLSDVSAIVFVRLDLADKVSVSYVSLAGVWQVNSDVRLNLKIYRVDSTYYIIRASRDESDLLLPVDSFIRHFVSDFSLSELAVPPGISNPITTLHNMRVLRYSFSTKRPNCIGVILRPDEPVDVVPGIVRLVNPFLFINVTLSTPRVATIKMNGVWEFDSTRLPVSIDPTAKGFYLTGRGTDSISVQSIVNKFDADYIPSALESALEKASMSNFAIESPSFKIPLETGAKGFRCYIAGRPVIDGWSEVTFGGVSAVVDKGTATNKAALVVGFEIAKAKIVDIVEKLTDVRVKPPPPSLLDQSTKVAFAISSRDVDDDDDDDVRLEGQILSQISLRSGLSIVASFALPSDCEKDSFCKYAKDAFGANVRIAATITSPSRLLIPFSAPGVDINVVGPKLVLSRVLLKFTLGRVASYVSIRATLSLARPRLTFVGSIQVGNRGLELIMTMEGTWKQAFGVDFLALSNVVVMMNLDSGVGLRSIELYGKMSVGKRESGHEIVAIVRAGIDPADPERNHFQGLMNKVTIDSILKALDIDLTLPSFLRTSTFLDGLQVHSVERRHRSGMVVPKSVVLKGAIYILGSTQQKALVEINLPRGIRIIVRMDPLFIGARIKMYGSAIESPVGPLLVADVTTLPLLSKVNVAISGYVNFFHHLFWDKIVLQITDREFVFWMRTDLFLYHNVLLKFYAPYGSFRGASFRVRGSFPIELIAKLEYGVQTFMMDVSEAAAEAVSAVTKKRLDRARLDFNEARRNVLDVKKKRDTDCKIRLCPTTCVGCPSWNQLCVRFWRKAIGCPSWDSCCLKIADVPCVARNLICKSMHSIAYNSVFFAEKILQLRSFILRKAYEALDATKQAHVVGSEVTSLLAQYGPQGIVDIKRVDFDVNIELLDASSLLCTVVARFGNRERRFNIPLQRNSVKGMASDMAKEFLRGIEGRRRRSVPELRRLSSSASTSTSRFRRETDSHLAFVNDVNKGLAQLKKKIENLALPFSITPQQTRSRLQPKPLSAEELRAPDADPDKCAFFKKLNDTLEKIPLALKIVSKSWTTSYANYTIASRNISVELGKTKTAFKQAQEEEKSLADLVETAKSLTGVDSSSPLLTQEDKEAFRKTSEDFDITKSVFNEVEKVERKWNETLKDWFKNRQKILFPEEVMGLSLKEYLKEAFNALRNLYPNVPDEDTDSTVDEVDEVEEDMNELIDSDTAIKSKEAATNVLDALKRIGDFFCPS; this is encoded by the exons ATGCtacgcacgtcgacgacgctcgttccccttctcgttcttctactccgagtcgtcgtcgacgactcgacCGCTTCTCGAGAGTTCGAGGCGTGCGTCACGTCGAAAGGCGcatcgatcgacgtcaaagaaatGAGCGTCCACGGCAAgatgacgaacgacggcgatgcgACCGTGCTCGACATTCTCAACTGCGTCGACGAGGGTCTCTCGACGTCAGACTtggacgagacgacgaccgaTAATAGTCTgttcaatttcgtcgtcgataacTTTGCGCTCTacacgaacgtcgacgttctccgCATTGGCacgaagaacgtcgtctcgtgGACGCTTCAATCGAATTTCATGACGCTATCCGACGTctcggcgatcgttttcgttcgactCGATCTCGCTGATAAGGTCAGCGTGAGCTATGTTTCGTTAGCCGGTGTTTGGCAAGTGAACAGCGACGTTCGTCTCAATTTGAAAATATatcgcgtcgactcgacgtaCTATATTATTAGGGCGAGCCGCGACGAATCTGATCTATTATTGCCCGTCGACTCGTTTATTCGTCATTTCGTTTCGGACTTCTCGTTGAGCGAGCTCGCCGTGCCGCCGGGAATATCGAATCCAATTACGACTCTACACAATATGCGAGTATTGCGCTAttctttctcgacgaagcggccCAACTGCATTGGAGTCATATTGCGACCCGATGAgccagtcgacgtcgtgccgGGAATCGTGCGTCTTGTCAAcccgtttcttttcattaACGTGACACTGTCCACGCCTCGCGTGGCAACTATCAAAATGAACGGCGTTTGGGAATTCGATTCGACTCGACTTCCCGTTTCAATCGATCCGACTGCTAAAGGCTTCTATTTAACCGGACGAGGAACCGACTCTATAAGCGTTCAAAGCATCGTCAATaaattcgacgccgactACATACCGTCGGCACTCGAGTCGGCACTCGAAAAGGCGTCGATGTCGAATTTCGCTATAGAGAGTCCATCGTTTAAAATCCCTTTGGAAACGGGTGCAAAAGGCTTTCGATGTTACATTGCCGGTCGACCGGTAATCGACGGCTGGTCGGAAGTGACGTTCGGCGGCGtcagcgccgtcgtcgacaaagggacggcgacgaataaAGCggcactcgtcgtcggcttcgagATCGCcaaagcgaaaatcgtcgataTCGTAGAAAAGTTGACGGATGTCCGTGTcaaaccgccgccgccaagtCTTCTCGATCAATCGACGAAAGTCGCTTTCGCGAtatcgtcacgtgacgtggacgacgacgacgacgacgacgttcgtctcgaaGGCCAGATTCTTAGTCAAATTTCTCTCCGAAGCGGTTTGTCCATTGTCGCTTCTTTCGCGCTTCCAAGCGACTGCGAGAAGGATTCCTTCTGCAAGTATGCTAAAGACGCGTTCGGCGCGAATGTACGAATTGCAGCGACGATTACGTCTCCTAGTCGCCTGCTTATACCTTTTTCCGCTCCTGGCGTCGACATCAACGTCGTGGGCCCCAAACTCGTTCTCAGCAGAGTGTTGCTCAAATTCACTCTAGGCAGGGTGGCGTCTTACGTGAGTATACGCGCCACTCTATCGCTCGCTCGTCCGCGGCTAACTTTCGTCGGATCGATTCAAGTCGGTAATCGGGGTCTCGAACTCATCATGACGATGGAGGGCACGTGGAAGCAGgcgttcggcgtcgacttTCTCGCATTGagcaacgtcgtcgtaatGATGAATCTCGACAGTGGAGTCGGACTTCGCTCTATCGAATTGTACGGCAAAATGAGCGTGGGAAAACGTGAGAGTGGacacgaaatcgtcgcaatCGTCCGAGCTGGTATCGATCCCGCTGATCCTGAGCGTAATCATTTCCAAGGATTGATGAATAAAGTGACGATCGACTCGATACTGAAAGCGCTCGACATCGATCTGACATTGCCGTCGTTTCTACGCACGAGCACTTTTCTTGACGGCCTTCAAGTGCATtccgtcgaacgacgacatcgGTCGGGAATGGTCGTGCCTAAAAGCGTTGTTTTGAAAGGCGCGATCTACATTCTTGGCTCGACGCAGCAAAAGGCTCTCGTCGAGATAAACCTTCCACGTGGCATTCGAATCATCGTTCGCATGGATCCGCTCTTCATCGGAGCGAGAATAAAAATGTACGGTTCGGCGATCGAATCGCCGGTCGGTCcacttctcgtcgccgacgtcaccACTTTACCTTTACTTTCCAAAGTCAACGTAGCGATCAGCGGTTacgtgaatttttttcaccACCTCTTCTGGGATAAAATCGTTCTCCAAATAACGGACAGGGAATTTGTCTTCTGGATGCGAACTGATCTGTTTCTTTATCACAACGTTCTGCTGAAGTTTTACGCGCCATATGGATCCTTTCGGggcgcgtcgtttcgagtgCGCGGGAGCTTTCCGATTGAGCTGATAGCGAAGTTGGAGTACGGCGTTCAAACTTTTATGATGGATGTTTCAGAGGCAGCCGCAGAGGCAGTCTCCGCCGtgacgaaaaaacgtttaGACCGGGCTAGGTTGGATTTTAATGAAGCAAGGCGTAACGTGTTAGacgtgaagaagaaacgggATACGGATTGTAAGATCAGATTATGTCCGACAA cTTGCGTGGGATGTCCGTCGTGGAACCAATTGTGTGTTCGTTTTTGGAGAAAAGCAATCGGTTGTCCGTCGTGGGACAGCTGCTGTTTGAAAATTGCTGACGTCCCATGCGTTGCTCGCAACTTGATTTGCAAGTCGATGCACTCTATCGCTTACAATTCAGTTTTTTTCGCGGAAAAGATCTTACAACTTAGGAGCTTCATATTGCGCAAAGCCTATGAAGCTTTAGACGCAACCAAGCAGGCACACGTCGTTGGAAGTGAAGTGACGAGTTTGCTTGCCCAGTATGGTCCGCAAGGAATCGTCGACATTAAAAGAGTagatttcgacgtcaacaTCGAACTTCTTGATGCGAGTAGTCTTTTATgcaccgtcgtcgctcgGTTTGGCAATCGAGAGAGGCGTTTCAATATTCCCCTGCAGCGGAATAGCGTAAAAGGCATGGCTTCGGATATGGCCAAAGAGTTTCTTCGTGGCATTGagggacgacgtcgacgaagcgttcCAGAACTTCGTCGATTATCGAGCTCCGCATCCACATCGACGAgccgttttcgacgcgaaactGACTCTCACCTCGCTTTtgtgaatgacgtcaacaaagGATTAGCCcagctgaaaaagaaaatcgagaaTTTGGCTCTTCCTTTCAGCATCACTCCGCAGCAAACTCGCTCTCGTTTGCAACCTAAACCTCTGTCTGCAGAGGAGCTTAGAGCACCTG ATGCTGACCCTGATAAATGCGCGTTTTTCAAGAAACTCAATGATACTCTTGAAAAGATACCTCTTGCCttaaaaatcgtctccaAGAGCTGGACAACGAGCTATGCCAACTATACAATCGCTTCCCGAAATATTTCGGTGGAGCTTGGTAAAACAAAGACTGCTTTCAAACAGgctcaagaagaagagaaaagtctAGCGGATCTCGTCGAAACCGCAAAAAGTTTGAcgggcgtcgattcgtcgtctcctcttcttACGCAAGAAGACAAGGAGGCTTTCAGGAAAACTTCAGAAGATTTCGATATCACCAAATCCGTGTTTAATGAAGTTGAAAAAG TTGAAAGGAAGTGGAACGAAACGCTCAAAGACTGGTTTAAAAACAGGCaaaaaatcctttttccGGAAGAAGTAATGGGCTTGTCGCTCAAGGAGTATCTCAAGGAAGCATTCAACGCGTTGAGAAATCTCTACCCGAACGTTCCTGATGAAGATACAGATTCAACCGTGGACGAAGTGGACGAAGTGGAAGAG GATATGAATGAGCTGATTGACTCCGATACGGCGATCAAATCAAAGGAAGCTGCAACCAATGTACTCGATGCCCTGAAGAGAATAGGGGATTTTTTCTGCCCCAGTTAA
- the LOC136199208 gene encoding uncharacterized protein isoform X1 encodes MGSHATVLLARAASASKTRMLRTSTTLVPLLVLLLRVVVDDSTASREFEACVTSKGASIDVKEMSVHGKMTNDGDATVLDILNCVDEGLSTSDLDETTTDNSLFNFVVDNFALYTNVDVLRIGTKNVVSWTLQSNFMTLSDVSAIVFVRLDLADKVSVSYVSLAGVWQVNSDVRLNLKIYRVDSTYYIIRASRDESDLLLPVDSFIRHFVSDFSLSELAVPPGISNPITTLHNMRVLRYSFSTKRPNCIGVILRPDEPVDVVPGIVRLVNPFLFINVTLSTPRVATIKMNGVWEFDSTRLPVSIDPTAKGFYLTGRGTDSISVQSIVNKFDADYIPSALESALEKASMSNFAIESPSFKIPLETGAKGFRCYIAGRPVIDGWSEVTFGGVSAVVDKGTATNKAALVVGFEIAKAKIVDIVEKLTDVRVKPPPPSLLDQSTKVAFAISSRDVDDDDDDDVRLEGQILSQISLRSGLSIVASFALPSDCEKDSFCKYAKDAFGANVRIAATITSPSRLLIPFSAPGVDINVVGPKLVLSRVLLKFTLGRVASYVSIRATLSLARPRLTFVGSIQVGNRGLELIMTMEGTWKQAFGVDFLALSNVVVMMNLDSGVGLRSIELYGKMSVGKRESGHEIVAIVRAGIDPADPERNHFQGLMNKVTIDSILKALDIDLTLPSFLRTSTFLDGLQVHSVERRHRSGMVVPKSVVLKGAIYILGSTQQKALVEINLPRGIRIIVRMDPLFIGARIKMYGSAIESPVGPLLVADVTTLPLLSKVNVAISGYVNFFHHLFWDKIVLQITDREFVFWMRTDLFLYHNVLLKFYAPYGSFRGASFRVRGSFPIELIAKLEYGVQTFMMDVSEAAAEAVSAVTKKRLDRARLDFNEARRNVLDVKKKRDTDCKIRLCPTTCVGCPSWNQLCVRFWRKAIGCPSWDSCCLKIADVPCVARNLICKSMHSIAYNSVFFAEKILQLRSFILRKAYEALDATKQAHVVGSEVTSLLAQYGPQGIVDIKRVDFDVNIELLDASSLLCTVVARFGNRERRFNIPLQRNSVKGMASDMAKEFLRGIEGRRRRSVPELRRLSSSASTSTSRFRRETDSHLAFVNDVNKGLAQLKKKIENLALPFSITPQQTRSRLQPKPLSAEELRAPDADPDKCAFFKKLNDTLEKIPLALKIVSKSWTTSYANYTIASRNISVELGKTKTAFKQAQEEEKSLADLVETAKSLTGVDSSSPLLTQEDKEAFRKTSEDFDITKSVFNEVEKVERKWNETLKDWFKNRQKILFPEEVMGLSLKEYLKEAFNALRNLYPNVPDEDTDSTVDEVDEVEEDMNELIDSDTAIKSKEAATNVLDALKRIGDFFCPS; translated from the exons ATGGGCTCCCATGCAACCGTCTTGCTAGCGCGGGCAGCTAG CGCAAGCAAAACGAGAATGCtacgcacgtcgacgacgctcgttccccttctcgttcttctactccgagtcgtcgtcgacgactcgacCGCTTCTCGAGAGTTCGAGGCGTGCGTCACGTCGAAAGGCGcatcgatcgacgtcaaagaaatGAGCGTCCACGGCAAgatgacgaacgacggcgatgcgACCGTGCTCGACATTCTCAACTGCGTCGACGAGGGTCTCTCGACGTCAGACTtggacgagacgacgaccgaTAATAGTCTgttcaatttcgtcgtcgataacTTTGCGCTCTacacgaacgtcgacgttctccgCATTGGCacgaagaacgtcgtctcgtgGACGCTTCAATCGAATTTCATGACGCTATCCGACGTctcggcgatcgttttcgttcgactCGATCTCGCTGATAAGGTCAGCGTGAGCTATGTTTCGTTAGCCGGTGTTTGGCAAGTGAACAGCGACGTTCGTCTCAATTTGAAAATATatcgcgtcgactcgacgtaCTATATTATTAGGGCGAGCCGCGACGAATCTGATCTATTATTGCCCGTCGACTCGTTTATTCGTCATTTCGTTTCGGACTTCTCGTTGAGCGAGCTCGCCGTGCCGCCGGGAATATCGAATCCAATTACGACTCTACACAATATGCGAGTATTGCGCTAttctttctcgacgaagcggccCAACTGCATTGGAGTCATATTGCGACCCGATGAgccagtcgacgtcgtgccgGGAATCGTGCGTCTTGTCAAcccgtttcttttcattaACGTGACACTGTCCACGCCTCGCGTGGCAACTATCAAAATGAACGGCGTTTGGGAATTCGATTCGACTCGACTTCCCGTTTCAATCGATCCGACTGCTAAAGGCTTCTATTTAACCGGACGAGGAACCGACTCTATAAGCGTTCAAAGCATCGTCAATaaattcgacgccgactACATACCGTCGGCACTCGAGTCGGCACTCGAAAAGGCGTCGATGTCGAATTTCGCTATAGAGAGTCCATCGTTTAAAATCCCTTTGGAAACGGGTGCAAAAGGCTTTCGATGTTACATTGCCGGTCGACCGGTAATCGACGGCTGGTCGGAAGTGACGTTCGGCGGCGtcagcgccgtcgtcgacaaagggacggcgacgaataaAGCggcactcgtcgtcggcttcgagATCGCcaaagcgaaaatcgtcgataTCGTAGAAAAGTTGACGGATGTCCGTGTcaaaccgccgccgccaagtCTTCTCGATCAATCGACGAAAGTCGCTTTCGCGAtatcgtcacgtgacgtggacgacgacgacgacgacgacgttcgtctcgaaGGCCAGATTCTTAGTCAAATTTCTCTCCGAAGCGGTTTGTCCATTGTCGCTTCTTTCGCGCTTCCAAGCGACTGCGAGAAGGATTCCTTCTGCAAGTATGCTAAAGACGCGTTCGGCGCGAATGTACGAATTGCAGCGACGATTACGTCTCCTAGTCGCCTGCTTATACCTTTTTCCGCTCCTGGCGTCGACATCAACGTCGTGGGCCCCAAACTCGTTCTCAGCAGAGTGTTGCTCAAATTCACTCTAGGCAGGGTGGCGTCTTACGTGAGTATACGCGCCACTCTATCGCTCGCTCGTCCGCGGCTAACTTTCGTCGGATCGATTCAAGTCGGTAATCGGGGTCTCGAACTCATCATGACGATGGAGGGCACGTGGAAGCAGgcgttcggcgtcgacttTCTCGCATTGagcaacgtcgtcgtaatGATGAATCTCGACAGTGGAGTCGGACTTCGCTCTATCGAATTGTACGGCAAAATGAGCGTGGGAAAACGTGAGAGTGGacacgaaatcgtcgcaatCGTCCGAGCTGGTATCGATCCCGCTGATCCTGAGCGTAATCATTTCCAAGGATTGATGAATAAAGTGACGATCGACTCGATACTGAAAGCGCTCGACATCGATCTGACATTGCCGTCGTTTCTACGCACGAGCACTTTTCTTGACGGCCTTCAAGTGCATtccgtcgaacgacgacatcgGTCGGGAATGGTCGTGCCTAAAAGCGTTGTTTTGAAAGGCGCGATCTACATTCTTGGCTCGACGCAGCAAAAGGCTCTCGTCGAGATAAACCTTCCACGTGGCATTCGAATCATCGTTCGCATGGATCCGCTCTTCATCGGAGCGAGAATAAAAATGTACGGTTCGGCGATCGAATCGCCGGTCGGTCcacttctcgtcgccgacgtcaccACTTTACCTTTACTTTCCAAAGTCAACGTAGCGATCAGCGGTTacgtgaatttttttcaccACCTCTTCTGGGATAAAATCGTTCTCCAAATAACGGACAGGGAATTTGTCTTCTGGATGCGAACTGATCTGTTTCTTTATCACAACGTTCTGCTGAAGTTTTACGCGCCATATGGATCCTTTCGGggcgcgtcgtttcgagtgCGCGGGAGCTTTCCGATTGAGCTGATAGCGAAGTTGGAGTACGGCGTTCAAACTTTTATGATGGATGTTTCAGAGGCAGCCGCAGAGGCAGTCTCCGCCGtgacgaaaaaacgtttaGACCGGGCTAGGTTGGATTTTAATGAAGCAAGGCGTAACGTGTTAGacgtgaagaagaaacgggATACGGATTGTAAGATCAGATTATGTCCGACAA cTTGCGTGGGATGTCCGTCGTGGAACCAATTGTGTGTTCGTTTTTGGAGAAAAGCAATCGGTTGTCCGTCGTGGGACAGCTGCTGTTTGAAAATTGCTGACGTCCCATGCGTTGCTCGCAACTTGATTTGCAAGTCGATGCACTCTATCGCTTACAATTCAGTTTTTTTCGCGGAAAAGATCTTACAACTTAGGAGCTTCATATTGCGCAAAGCCTATGAAGCTTTAGACGCAACCAAGCAGGCACACGTCGTTGGAAGTGAAGTGACGAGTTTGCTTGCCCAGTATGGTCCGCAAGGAATCGTCGACATTAAAAGAGTagatttcgacgtcaacaTCGAACTTCTTGATGCGAGTAGTCTTTTATgcaccgtcgtcgctcgGTTTGGCAATCGAGAGAGGCGTTTCAATATTCCCCTGCAGCGGAATAGCGTAAAAGGCATGGCTTCGGATATGGCCAAAGAGTTTCTTCGTGGCATTGagggacgacgtcgacgaagcgttcCAGAACTTCGTCGATTATCGAGCTCCGCATCCACATCGACGAgccgttttcgacgcgaaactGACTCTCACCTCGCTTTtgtgaatgacgtcaacaaagGATTAGCCcagctgaaaaagaaaatcgagaaTTTGGCTCTTCCTTTCAGCATCACTCCGCAGCAAACTCGCTCTCGTTTGCAACCTAAACCTCTGTCTGCAGAGGAGCTTAGAGCACCTG ATGCTGACCCTGATAAATGCGCGTTTTTCAAGAAACTCAATGATACTCTTGAAAAGATACCTCTTGCCttaaaaatcgtctccaAGAGCTGGACAACGAGCTATGCCAACTATACAATCGCTTCCCGAAATATTTCGGTGGAGCTTGGTAAAACAAAGACTGCTTTCAAACAGgctcaagaagaagagaaaagtctAGCGGATCTCGTCGAAACCGCAAAAAGTTTGAcgggcgtcgattcgtcgtctcctcttcttACGCAAGAAGACAAGGAGGCTTTCAGGAAAACTTCAGAAGATTTCGATATCACCAAATCCGTGTTTAATGAAGTTGAAAAAG TTGAAAGGAAGTGGAACGAAACGCTCAAAGACTGGTTTAAAAACAGGCaaaaaatcctttttccGGAAGAAGTAATGGGCTTGTCGCTCAAGGAGTATCTCAAGGAAGCATTCAACGCGTTGAGAAATCTCTACCCGAACGTTCCTGATGAAGATACAGATTCAACCGTGGACGAAGTGGACGAAGTGGAAGAG GATATGAATGAGCTGATTGACTCCGATACGGCGATCAAATCAAAGGAAGCTGCAACCAATGTACTCGATGCCCTGAAGAGAATAGGGGATTTTTTCTGCCCCAGTTAA